Proteins encoded by one window of Polyodon spathula isolate WHYD16114869_AA chromosome 16, ASM1765450v1, whole genome shotgun sequence:
- the zgc:171775 gene encoding STKc_p38 domain-containing protein, which yields MANPAKKGFYRQEIQKTTWEVPVRYTGLTPVGSGAYGTVCGAIDQRTKEKVAIKKLYRPFQSLIHAKRAYRELRLLRHIQHENVICLLNVFTPDSSPDTFQTFYMVMPFVDQDLSHIMKKGKLTDKIISYILYQILHGLKYIHSAGIVHRDLKPSNLAVNQNCELKILDFGLARHAESEMTGYVVTRWYRAPEIILNWMHYTQTVDIWSVGCILAELITGQVLFPGKDYFDQLKLIMKLTGTPQPSLVQKMQSKDAKKYIQALPPQVKRNFREAFPNMDKKVVDLLEKMLVLDPDQRLTAKEGLSHRYLEEYHDPESEPDSKPYDDSFENLELPVEEWRSLIHMEIMTFDPDNPRQTAT from the exons ATGGCGAATCCAGCGAAGAAAGGCTTCTACAGGCAGGAGATCCAGAAAACTACCTGGGAAGTACCAGTTAGGTACACTGGCTTGACTCCTGTTGGCTCAGGGGCTTACGGAACGGTCTG TGGAGCCATAGACCAGAGGACCAAGGAGAAGGTGGCTATCAAGAAGCTGTACCGTCCCTTCCAGTCTCTGATTCACGCCAAGAGAGCCTACCGGGAGCTCCGTCTGCTCAGGCATATCCAGCATGAGAAT GTAATCTGTCTGTTGAATGTTTTCACGCCTGATTCATCTCCAGATACATTTCAGACATT TTACATGGTGATGCCGTTTGTAGATCAGGATCTAAGCCATATCATGAAGAAAGGAAAACTGACTGACAAAATTATTTCCTACATCCTCTACCAGATACTCCATGGTCTCAAG TATATCCATTCTGCTGGGATAGTGCACAGG GACCTGAAGCCCAGTAACTTGGCTGTGAACCAGAACTGTgaactcaag ATTCTGGATTTTGGCTTGGCTCGACATGCAGAGAGTGAGATGACGGGGTACGTGGTGACGCGCTGGTACAGAGCCCCCGAGATCATCCTCAACTGGATGCACTACACCCAGACCG TTGATATCTGGTCAGTTGGGTGTATTCTAGCAGAGCTGATCACGGGCCAAGTCCTGTTTCctggaaaggact ATTTTGACCAGCTGAAGCTGATCATGAAGCTGACAGGAACCCCACAACCATCGCTGGTGCAGAAGATGCAGAGCAAAgat GCAAAAAAGTACATCCAGGCCCTACCCCCCCAAGTGAAGAGGAATTTCAGAGAGGCCTTTCCCAACATGGACAAGAAAG TGGTGGATCTGCTGGAGAAGATGCTGGTGCTGGACCCAGACCAGAGGCTGACAGCAAAGGAGGGGCTGTCTCACAGATACCTGGAGGAGTATCATGACCCCGAGAGCGAGCCCGACTCCAAGCCCTACGACGACTCCTTTGAGAACCTGGAGCTGCCGGTCGAGGAGTGGAGGA GTCTCATCCACATGGAGATCATGACCTTTGACCCTGACAACCCAAGGCAAACAGCAACATAG